A single window of Cheilinus undulatus linkage group 12, ASM1832078v1, whole genome shotgun sequence DNA harbors:
- the capns1a gene encoding calpain small subunit 1a, which translates to MFYAKKFVCGLIDVVSNIDPGQFVPTDPPPRRPAVFAEAHESDEEKQFRRVFQQLAGEDMEVSPNELMNILNRIIAKHGDLKTDGFSIESCRSMVAVMDSDSTGKLGFHEFKHLWNNIKKWQGVYKSYDSDGSGVIGADELPNAFRAAGFPLNDQLYNMIIRRYSDENGNMDFDNYIGCLVRLDAMCRAFKTLDKDNNGTIKVNIQEWLQLTMYS; encoded by the exons ATGTTTTATGCCAAAAAGTTTGTTTGTGGCCTCATTGATGTTGTCAG CAACATCGACCCCGGTCAGTTCGTTCCGACTGAT CCTCCTCCACGCAGGCCAGCAGTGTTTGCAGAGGCACATGAGAGCGATGAGGAGAAACAGTTTCGCAGAGTCTTCCAGCAGCTCGCTGGAGAA GACATGGAAGTGAGCCCAAATGAGCTGATGAACATCCTAAACAGAATTATTGCAAAGC ATGGAGACCTGAAGACAGACGGTTTCAGCATCGAGTCATGTAGAAGCATGGTGGCGGTCATGGAT AGTGACAGCACTGGGAAACTCGGCTTCCATGAATTCAAACATCTTtggaacaacataaaaaaatggcaG GGGGTGTACAAATCCTACGATTCTGACGGCTCTGGTGTCATCGGTGCAGATGAGCTGCCAAACGCTTTCAGAGCTGCCG GATTCCCTCTAAATGACCAGCTCTACAATATGATCATCCGCAGATACAGCGATGAAAATGGAAACATGGATTTTGACAACTACATCGGCTGCCTTGTCAGGCTGGATGCAATGTGCC GTGCCTTCAAAACCCTGGATAAAGACAACAATGGGACCATCAAAGTCAACATCCAGGAG TGGCTTCAGCTGACCATGTACTCTTGA